The Candidatus Neomarinimicrobiota bacterium genome includes a window with the following:
- a CDS encoding ATP-binding cassette domain-containing protein: MMNRIQVPIFELENTRVDIGGRSILKIGKFQFHRGTIYGIVGSVGAGKTTLLSLLAGRMVPTEGSVLYEKEPFEKSWLGKLKVPTDIYMLDNEGAAAQGSVTSFFKQSVPQRLEYIQSQYYSKPAYAQDWEMAVNKLSRGQVYRMNMIAAIESDPKVLIADDYGLHFDKSISRDFNRRINHSAKSRGTTAILSSTSMFDLKSVAAVVITLDNGHISQVRSLKK, from the coding sequence ATGATGAATAGAATACAAGTTCCGATTTTTGAATTGGAGAACACGCGGGTTGATATTGGTGGAAGGTCGATCCTGAAAATAGGGAAGTTTCAATTCCATCGGGGAACTATCTACGGTATTGTCGGTTCGGTAGGCGCTGGTAAGACGACACTGCTTAGTTTGCTTGCGGGAAGAATGGTCCCCACGGAAGGTTCCGTATTATATGAGAAAGAACCGTTTGAGAAATCTTGGCTGGGTAAGCTTAAGGTACCGACGGATATATATATGCTTGATAATGAAGGTGCTGCCGCACAGGGTTCTGTCACAAGTTTCTTCAAACAAAGTGTGCCGCAACGGCTTGAATATATCCAGAGTCAATACTACTCCAAGCCGGCTTACGCTCAGGATTGGGAAATGGCGGTCAATAAATTGTCGCGCGGACAAGTCTACAGGATGAATATGATTGCTGCTATCGAATCTGATCCCAAGGTGCTCATCGCGGACGATTACGGTCTTCATTTCGACAAATCTATAAGCAGAGATTTCAACCGCCGTATCAATCATAGCGCTAAATCGAGAGGTACGACCGCAATTCTATCAAGCACAAGTATGTTTGATCTCAAGAGTGTAGCCGCAGTTGTGATAACGCTGGACAACGGTCACATTTCTCAAGTTCGCTCTCTGAAAAAATAG
- a CDS encoding histone deacetylase: MTGSYHPESPARMSAVMEGLRNSPLWTSVKQIDPILAETKLIQLVHPESHVSKVKDICLSGISLLDGGDTTVCEDSYSIALLAAGGIKAGVDGIFSEDIRNAFCVIRPPGHHAELTQCMGFCLFNNAAIAARYAQHQYGAEKIFILDWDVHHGNGTQHLFENDATVFYLSLHQFPYYPGTGDSSETGRGDGLGTTRNFPLSTGSGDESYLDIFENSIPEIMTSFSPDLIILSTGFDAHFRDPLANMNVSTEAFHRMSEVVVSLADEVCNGRILSILEGGYDPAALAKSSEAHVQALMAAGD; encoded by the coding sequence GTGACGGGCTCCTACCACCCGGAATCTCCTGCGCGTATGAGCGCTGTCATGGAAGGATTGAGAAACTCACCGCTATGGACTTCTGTTAAACAGATTGATCCCATCCTCGCCGAGACAAAACTGATACAGTTGGTTCACCCCGAATCTCACGTCAGCAAAGTGAAGGACATCTGTCTCTCTGGTATTTCGTTGCTTGATGGGGGAGACACAACTGTATGTGAAGACTCTTATTCTATTGCGCTGCTGGCGGCTGGCGGTATTAAAGCCGGTGTTGACGGTATTTTCTCGGAAGATATCCGCAACGCCTTCTGCGTGATCCGCCCGCCGGGGCACCATGCGGAACTGACTCAGTGCATGGGCTTCTGCCTGTTTAATAATGCCGCAATCGCCGCTCGCTATGCTCAGCATCAATATGGGGCGGAAAAGATCTTCATCCTCGATTGGGATGTACACCACGGCAATGGGACTCAGCATCTCTTCGAAAATGATGCTACTGTTTTCTATCTCAGTCTTCATCAGTTTCCCTATTATCCGGGGACTGGCGATTCATCAGAAACGGGACGCGGAGACGGTCTCGGAACTACCCGGAACTTCCCGCTGTCCACCGGTTCTGGTGATGAATCTTATCTCGATATTTTCGAGAATTCCATTCCTGAGATTATGACGTCTTTTTCTCCCGACTTGATCATTCTCTCCACTGGATTCGATGCCCATTTTCGCGATCCCCTGGCCAATATGAATGTCTCGACCGAAGCTTTTCACCGCATGTCGGAGGTGGTGGTCAGCCTGGCTGACGAAGTATGTAACGGAAGGATCCTCTCCATACTGGAGGGAGGTTATGATCCTGCGGCCCTTGCGAAAAGTAGTGAAGCTCATGTACAGGCTCTAATGGCAGCCGGCGACTGA